One Rosa chinensis cultivar Old Blush chromosome 5, RchiOBHm-V2, whole genome shotgun sequence genomic region harbors:
- the LOC112202505 gene encoding uncharacterized protein LOC112202505: MGLQEGPDRFKKQQGQCQSTRISIASNNRATETPKAVSAAAARVPAPSVKFSDNTERLQHIHSIRNAPDGAQVKRVIDLLLKTRQAFTPEGIYENCSVDVNHNETVFKCLTDNPKVHYDGKCFSYKSKHAVKDRSQVLSLVQKFPEGIPVIDLKDAYPSAMEDLQALKAAGDIWLLSSFNAQEDIAYPNDPKLPRIKVDDALKKCFRKIELPSNMVDIEKYLEKNGMKPATDSARRSVMVQSLVGSSNCKEKKKKKKPEISKRTKLTNAHLPELFENWKN, from the exons ATGGGACTACAAGAAGGACCAGATAGATTCAAGAAACAGCAAGGGCAGTGCCAGTCAACCCGTATCAGCATTGCCTCTAACAATAGGGCCACAGAAACTCCGAAAGCTGTGTCTGCGGCAGCTGCTAGGGTTCCTGCTCCATCTGTCAAATTTTCAGATAATACGGAGAGACTCCAACACATTCACAGCATACGGAATGCTCCTGATGGAGCTCAGGTCAAGCGTGTTATAGACCTGCTGCTGAAG ACAAGGCAGGCTTTCACGCCGGAGGGAATTTATGAAAATTGTTCTGTCGATGTGAACCACAATGAAACTGTCTTCAAGTGTCTGACAGATAACCCAAAAGTTCACTATGATGGGAAATGCTTCTCTTATAAG TCCAAGCATGCCGTGAAGGACAGAAGTCAAGTACTGTCCTTAGTACAGAAATTTCCAGAGGGCATACCTGTGATTGATCTCAAGGATGCATACCCTAGCGCAATGGAGGACTTGCAG GCTCTAAAAGCTGCTGGTGACATCTGGCTTCTCTCAAGCTTCAATGCGCAAGAGGATATAGCTTATCCGAATGACCCTAAGTTGCCCCGCATCAAGGTTGATGATGCCCTTAAAAAGTGCTTCAGGAAAATAGAATTGCCTAGCAATATGGTTGACATTGAGAAGTATCTCGAGAAGAATGGGATGAAGCCTGCTACAGACTCCGCAAGGAGGAGTGTTATGGTCCAGAGTCTAGTTGGGTCTTCTAAttgcaaggagaagaagaagaagaagaagcctgaGATCAGCAAGAGGACCAAGCTAACCAATGCCCATCTTCCTGAGCTTTTCGAGAACTGGAAAAACTAG